The segment CAAGTGCCTTGGCAGAAGTTCTGTGCTCCAGGTGAAGAACGCTGGGCCTGCTGGGCTGGACTAGGACTTTGCCTGAGTGGTTGACTTGGAATGATCTTTGAGGATGTATCTGCCCTTTGTTGCTCTGGCCAGTGGTTTTCAATAGAGAAATCTAGCTGAACCTGTTCAAATTCAAACACAATCTTATATAGGTACATGCTTTTCTCATCAAAGACACCTGAAAATGGGTTAAATCCCTTTGTGGCATCTTGGTCTTGGAAAGACAGAGGGTTTCAGCAGGaagcaagacagaagaaaattattatttttaattttgaacgGTTATACAAGAATTTTAATTATAACATCATTACAGCGATTGCAAAACCCTAGTATTAAGTCTTAACAAACACTATTTTGTACAATAATGCATAACTTAAAACACGCATCTTTTTTAGGTTTTCCAGGAGATGACTGTCGAGCAACTGCAACTGAAAAACTCAACTGAAAGCCAGCGCCACGGCTGGTGAAACCGGCTGAAGCTCAGCGGATGGTAACTCCGCTGCTGTGCCACAGCTGCTTGGAGCTGGTTCTTCCCTGAAGCCAGGGCAGGCAACCAGAGAAGGGATCCTCGAGGAATAAAGTCGCTTTGCATACTGAAGCTCCTAATATGAAATATTACATTGACACAAATAACTAATGGCCTCTAAGAAATAACACATTTATAGCTCAGTTTGCTGTTACACTGCTAGATTTCAAATAATCAgttataaataatattaaacaaaattatGTTCCCTTCAGATCAACAGGGCCGAAGCACCCTCCTAACAAACCTCTTAATAAATCTGTTCAAAATCGGCATTTCTTGCTGTTACTATCACCCTACTTGTTACTCAGGTTTATATTGTCAGGGTCATTCTTcacttttgtcttttctcagGATTAAATTACAGACGAAAAACTCCCAGAGAAGTcctaaaaacaaataaaataaagcagctgtaGAAAAGAAATTTGTCAGCAACTTGAAAAACCAAATTACCCCCCAAACTTCCACCAACTTTAAACATGCAGCAATTAAAGTGAGATTTGATGAAAAGCAAACTACTTCAGACTTGTCAAAGGagatgaaaacaaacaccaaagtattttgctatatatttaagactaaagaaacaaaacatgaggCAGTCATATAAAGTAACTGACACTGAAACTCCTGTAGGTATGACAGTGATAAATTCTCTGTGTTTTTGGTAAGAATGACGACCTTGAACACGGGAGGACATGTAGCCTGGCTAGTAAGAGTGATTCCCCAGAAGAAAAGCCCCTGGGCCAGAGCAGCAGCGCTGGAACTCGGGCTGGCGCTCGGGCCCagggcagcggcggcagcagcgctgGAACTCGGGCTGGCGCTCGGGCCCagggcagcggcggcagcagcgctgGAACTCGGGCTGGCGCTCGGGCCCagggcagcggcggcagcagcgctgGAACTCGGGCTGGCGCTCGGGCCCAgggcagcagcggcagcagcgcTGGAACTCGGGCTGGCGCTCGGGCCCAGGGCAGCAGCGCTGGAACTCGGGCTGGCGCTCGGGCCCagggcagcggcagcagcagcgctggaaCTCGGGCTGGCGCTCGGGCCCagggcagcggcagcagcagtgctggaacTCGGGCTGGCGCTTGGGCCCagggcagcggcggcagcagcgctgGAACTCGGGCTGGCGCTCGGGCCCagggcagcggcagcagcagcgctggaaCTCGGGCTGGCGCTCGGGCCCagggcagcggcggcagcagcgctgGAACTCGGGCTGGCGCTCGGGCCCagggcagcggcggcagcagcgctgGAACTCGGGCTGGCGCTCGGGCCCagggcagcggcggcagcagcgctgGAACTCGGGCTGGCGCTTGGGCCCagggcagcggcggcagcagcgctgGAACTCGGGCTGGCGCTTGGGCCCagggcagcggcggcagcagcgctgGAACTCGGGCTGGCGCTTGGGCCCagggcagcggcggcagcagcgctgGAACTCGGGCTGGCGCTCGGGCCCAGGGCAGCGGCGGCAGCCCCAGCGGGGCCTTCTCAGGAAAGAGCCGCCTGCGAGGAGACAACCAGAATCGAACAGCTGGATCTCGGAACGGCCGCCCTTCTCTGGGCCTGAACAAACTCTGGCAGTAATGGAGACGATCCCGAAGGTCGCAGAGCTACAAAGACACACCGTGACAGCCACTTCAACCACGACCTCCAAGCAGCCCATGAGCTGAAGAGGCTGGACTACTCCTGGAGTTCAGCACTTCATCTGGAAAACCACAGTCAAATGCTGCCTCTCCAAGagccatttaaaaatctatttattcTTACAAAAGCAAGAACAATCTTTAATGATTCTAAAAAGAACACGGGGGACATAACCTGccagaaaaatagaaaacacagtACCTAGCTCATTAAAAATCGTGCAAGGGAAGACTAGGATGGATGGCAAATGAATATTTATTGGTCTCAGTTTAAAAGTTAGCTCAGTTCTAAGATGAGttgtggaagaaataaaaagtaaagaggtggaggaagaaaaaaaagtaagaaacacgCTTTTGAATTGTGGCAATTTTGCCCAGATTGGGAAATCATTTCTACGTACATTTAGCATAAGCATTTAGCTAATCCTTTTCAGAACTTGATCCGAGCAGCGCACAGATGAAACAAGCAGGCTACGAAAGGTCTCCTCAATCCCTCTGCTGGTCCCTAATCTTCTTTGTAAAAATCATTCCCAGTGTTAAAGAGCTTAAGAAACAGCTCATTGAACTGGAAGTTCAAGTGGACAAAGGATGCCAAGCTTGTGACTTTAAGTTAATAAGATGCTCACAAGCATCCTGAATAAATGATATATCCACAAACACACGGAGGCATTCCACAGTAAATTCACCTGTGGGCAGACCGCTTTCCAGGCCTCCCGAAGCCTTCAGCGGCTGCCTCCTCCTCACGGGGAGGAACAAGCGGCCATGGGCAGCAAGTGATGTACAGGACACTCCACTTCAGTAtaagggggggaaagaaagcccaaacccCAAACTTCTTTACTGGTAGAGTGATCGAACgctggaacaagttgcccagaaaGGCTCTCCAAGGAAGTATTTCCCCAAATGAAACTGGCTAATAATTCTACTGGAATTTCATATCTCAGAGCAACAACCTCACCCTTTCTGAAAGAACATGGTTTACTGCCCTCAAAACTACAATGACAATCAGCTGCTCTGACTCAATCCTCACAGGAACAAATCTGCTGATGAATAAAGTCCATAGTGAAGTCCCGACTACTGAAGTCACTGGGAGGTCTGCCACTAACTACTAGGGGAGCCGGGATTTATCCATCTGTCTCTCTGGTGAAAGCTGCAACTTAACTATCAAAAGCTGTGTCTCAATTACAAAAGGCCAGAGGCAGATTAATCGTATATCCTGCTTTCATATATGGAAAACGTGCTATTACAATAATTTGGACAAGGGTGCTTTAAAATCCCACCACTGTGGGTATTTGGAAATATGCTCACTGATTAATCATTTTCAAGTTTATCTTAGAACATACAGCAAATCCTTCAAATGGTCTATCTTTTTCAAAACTAAGCTCTATTGAACTCATGCTTACAATTCAGGATTGCATCTATGCTGTATTAACACaattgtttctgattttttttggaTTAAAATCCTGTctaaaaaagttaattttgaaGTCCCAAATCTAAAATTTTAAGTCAGTGGGGCAATGTCCAGCCAGCAGGCAGTCACTAGCGGTGCGCCCCAGGGTTTAACGTTAGGGTTCGTTCTCTTCAATGTTtttatcaatgacctggataCAGCAGCTGAGGGCACACTAAGTCTGCCAATGACACTAGATTAGGAGGACTTGCTGATTCCCTTGAGGGTAGGCAGACCTTGTAGAGAGACCTCAATAGACGGGAGCACTTGGCAATCACCAACTGTGCGCAATTTCACAAGAGCAGATgctggattctgcacctgggacagTGTAATCCTGGTTGTCCATATAGACTGGGACACGAGAGGCTGGagtgcagccctgcagaaaggaatCTGTGGGTTCTGGCTCAAAGTGAGCTCAGGGTGAGCCAATAACGTGTCCTGGCTGCCAAAAGGGCCAACCATAACCTGGCCTGCATTGGGCACAGGACAGCTAACCAGGCGAAAGCACTGACTGTCCCAccgtactcagcactggtgtggccccACCTCGAatgctgtgtgcagttttgggctCCACAATATAAGgatatataaatatttgaatgtattcaaagaagggcaacaaagatggcAAAAGGACTAGAGGGCAAGACTtacgaggagcagctgaggacacTTGGCTTGTTCAGCTtagaaaagaggagactgaggaatGACCTCGTTGctgtctacagcttcctccagagGGGAGCGGAGGTGGAGGTCCTAGTCTCTTCTTTCTGGTGTCCAATGACAGGATGTGAGGCAACGGCTTAAAGCTGCATCAGGGGAAATTCGGACTGGATAGCAGGAAGAAGTTCCCCCTGAGATGGTGGCCAAGCCCTGAAACAAGCTCCCCAGGGAGTGGTCATGGCCTCAAGCCTGTCAGTGCTCAAGAAGCGTTTGGACAAGGCTCTTAGATACATAGTTTGATTTCTAGGTTGCCCTAGCTGGAATCAGGGCTCGAAGATCCTCATgagtcccttccagctcaggatattccatttttctgttaaatctTCCAAGATACCAAAGAAAGATTTGAGCTAACAtcagtaaaatacatttaaatgcagaattttAAGGAAAGTTACATTAATGGAATTAGAACTGGCTTACGTGCTCATTATCACGAGATTTCAGACAGCATATCATTATATTACCTGTGTTGTAAGCCTGTGCTGTAGGTGCTTTAAAGCTGACAGCTGACACTGTGTTCTTTTGACAAGCTCTCTCGGAAGCAGACTGCCAGCGGCCGCGCAAACCGTGCCGTGCCCAGAGCCAGCAGGGTGCCCCAGTcctggaaaggagagaaaatactGAGGAAGGTATTCGCTGGTGTCACTTTGTCATCAATACTACATTTCCAGCAAGCGTTTATAGTAGATATAAACTAACTACGGAACACAGGCCTTCTCATTGCAGATGGATTCCATGCTGTGCAGAAACAGgccttgtgttttttcctttgcttcactGCCAGAGCAACTGTTGCATGGAACTTAAATGTCCACAGTGAAACCTTCTTATGTTATATATACTCTCAATTCAAGTTTGGTCTATAGTAAGCttattctgctttctcttccacTTTCATAAATCATTAGTTTATTCCAAGAGACAAACTACCTCTTCTTCTGCACTTGCAAGAAGTCCTAGTTCAAATTCCAGTTCTCACACTGACATCTAAGCACCAGGGAACCCTTCAGCCAAGATATTAATCAACAAAAAGCTACTGCCTACAGTTTCTCACTGTTCTATGTTAGCACCTCCTATCACAGGATAATCTTGCAACAATTACTACTGCAGTCTCTCTCCCAGATTTTATTCAGAACATGTAAGCTAGCGCTCTTCTGTAGAAAAAGTTTACCTTCCTTTAATACCACTGCAAGTTCTGCCCTGAGCCTGTTTCCCATTTCaatcagctgctgcttctcttggcTCAGAATTGagatttttcttgctgcttccttcagTGTGTTTTGCATTCCTTGTAGAGTACAGCTGACACCACACTGAAGACCAACACCAGGATCCGCATCAGGTAATTGTTGGTTGAGATTTGCCATATTTTCTTCAAGAACTTTGGGGTTTGgcccctgaaaaaaaaacagatagtGCTTATAATTAGTTTTTTGAAAACATTGTATGTGGGTTTAGAGATTTGCACAAACACACATTAGAACCCAGTTGAAGAAAAAGTGTAAGGCTGAAGTCTACAGCCCACATGAGGAGtatactgtttcattttttaacatttattcaaacaaaaaataatacgCCATGTATTTAACTACACACATGCATACAGACACTTCAGGTAGTTTAAACCTCTCCATACCTTTTCTATGTCTGGTCTTACTACACAATCCAAGTTAGTTGAGCTGACTTTGATACTGGTTCCAGTTGAAATTTCATTTGTGCACAACGAACCTAAAAGAGGAGTATAATATGaatgtgtatgtatttttaatttattttatctttactTATTTAAAGTCAACAAAGGCTTTGCTTTAATTGGTTATTCATGTCTCATTATTAACAAAGTTATAATATGCTTATATTAAAAATGCCTGCACACTTAATTGGCTCATGATATCAAACTACTGTACAAACTGACAGTTTAAAACTAATTCTGCAAACTGGTAACACACAGATCCAGTCTCTttgcaaaattaatttgtaaTACAGAAATCATCAGACTCTCAGACTCGTGTGCGTGTGCATTGTGGAACCCTGAGAACCCCGCAGCCAGGACGGTTAAGCACCCGTGGGTCAGACAGACCTCGTGGGTCAGGACTGCGCCCGCTGCGCGCCCCCGCGCGGTTTGGGGCCGTGTCCGGAGCTGCCACCTGGCCCCCGGGCGGGCGGGCTGCtgccccaggaggagccggCGCCTGCTCGTCCAGACGCTCCATTTCTCTCCTCATCTGTGCGACAGCCGCCCGAAGGCTGGCATTCTGCTCCCGCAGCTCTCTGACTTCCAGGGTTGGGATATCTCTGTCCAGAAATCTTTTATAATcacactgaaataaagaaaagtacAGCACAACAACAACCCTTAGTTAATGACCAACATGTATTCTTCTCCACAACACTACACACACAGATCCTAACACTTTCAAGTATTAAAAATTCCTGCAATTGTGGAATATACACCTTCACAGTCACCAAATGAATCCTGATTTGCAGACTGTCCACACCAGAcgtttttgaaaatgaaatgaccAACTAATCTGTTTGGAAGATTTGTATCAAATGCTGCTAATTTGTTTCTGAGctcaaaaaaatgtttctttgtaTTCAACCCTAACCTGAAATTGTTGCACAGCAGCAGTTCTGCCTCTTGAGAAGGCAATTCACACAGGACCCGTGTAAGCAAAATACTTCAGTATGGACATTTATGCCGTGCGCAGCCTCAAACGCgacttcttttctgtcttttccatcATTTCCCACTTCCCGCACCCCCTTGTTTCCCCACTCCTAAGTCTGTTCTGTGAATGGGACCTGGAACGCTAACGGCCTCCAAATCACATTCACCCGTTGTAAAGACAAGAGCTGCGCTCCAGCCTGGCTCCTGCGGCTCTTTCCCAACAGCAGAGGGCGTGCAGGAGATGAGGACAACCCCTGTTCTGCCCTTACAGTCTCTCTGAGGACGTTACGGCGAGGACAGGGAAAGGGGAGGCTGAAAAGGCACGCAGGGAAAGGCACCAGCAGGCGCCAACACATCACCCAGGTGCGCTCTGAATTTTGGGGCCCAGAGCTTCATCTCAACCTGCAACACACACACGGACCATCACAGTTTGAACCAGAAGCACAACTGTTCCAGATTTTTGCTAGTGGAAAACACGGAAGACCATATAATAATCCAGAATTACTGCAAGCAATCTTTTCCTATCTGCGCCCTTGTATTATTAGCAGCTAGGCAGACATGACCCAAGTCTTATTCAAAACCAGTTACAAGCAAGATTTTCCAGGCTAGTGCGTTTCACGTCTCTGCTGCTTAATTAAAAGCCAAGAATGACTGCTGCAATGTTTCTAGCATCCTCATTGGGTCTCAAAGCAATCTGAAGCAAGGACCTGTATGCTGAAGATACTCTGCTAGGGTGTATTTAAACTTTAATCTTTCTCAGCTCAGCCGTCTGAGCCAGAGGCCAACCAGCACGCCGTTTCTTCTTTAAGAAGACTAATTTAAAAAAGTGTTATCAAGTTTAAACTTCTAATCACTTTCCCCATTTACCATTCATTGtgtacagaaaaattaaaagttctAGTTCTGAATAATagggtttctttgttgttgtttctttgttttttaaacaatgcCCCTTCACATAAATTGGAGGCAAAACCGTTTTTTTCTGGGATGGGCACTGCTTACCCTGCAGGCCAGAAGCGCAAAACAGAGACTGAGGGTattaacaacagaaacaaaagcgTGACAGTGCAAACAAAGTCTTGCCAACGACAGTAATGTTCAGTTACAGTGGAAGACAGTGCATGTGAACAGGGTAAGAACCCCTCCACAAGCCTGATTCTCTCGGTATTTGAATGACCAATCTGCAAATCAGTCCAGTTCGAAATGGAATTGGAAAAACAACTTGCTCCAGCGCAAGTTTTTGCCAGCAGCCTGCTTTTGTCTAATTTATTACCAAAATTGTTTTCAGGAAGTATCTTTGTGAATACAACGCTGTCTGCACTCAGAACGccgccagggctgctcaggccgccccttctccccagcaggCTCCGGGACGCCGGGTGCTGAGCGCCCGCCCCGCAGGGCGCACTGCAGCGCGCTCCTCACTTCCACTCTCCGGCAAATGACCGTTTTCTGGTCATAGCGCACCACCCTTCAGCACGGCCTCCAACCAGCATTCCCTTGGAAATTTTGAATggctttttgaaaaatatatgtattttaattagtaccaatgaaagaaaaaacagtttgtgATACTAAGAGAAAAGACATTACTCTAAACAGCTGGCAAATTAGTATTTTGAAGCATTGCCttaaaattttaactttaaaatctATCCTGAATTGCAACTAACACAGAGGCTCAGGAACATTCCAGAAGTTATGCACTCCCATTCTGGTGTGCCGTGATGGTACAGTACATTGTCCTGTTTGGGAGCAACCACCTACATCCAGCTCGCTCCTTTTGCCAGTGAGTAATGGATCCAAACCATAATGCAGCCTGCGACACCTAATCTATGTGTATTCCAGGCTAAATACGtttatattttgaattaaaCATATGAAAGAAATGAGCTGCTTAAAACAAGTCAAGTGGAAACAAGACCCGTGAAGTTGTCATCTCTGAATGAATCCATCCAAGTTGAGACATTAAGAACTGTCTAACCTGTTTCTCCCCTTCAGGTAAAATACAGTGATTAAACGATGCCTGGGTCGCCAGTTCTCTCTCAACaggcaaggcagaaagaagagtCTTCAGTTCACGCAGCCTGCAGTCCGATCTCTGTCGGTCGGCCTCCCCCTGCGAGGGAGCGGGAGCAAAGCAGAGCACGTCGGTGTCGCCGGGACGAAGGGCGGAGAgatcaaaaaagagaaaacaggaaaccaaagaaaaagaCATGGCAAAGCCCAGGACAGAGAGCTGAGGCGCAGCCCCGCTGGCCCTGTCAAACCCCGCCTCCACAGGAAAATAAGCTGGCTTTATTGTCTCatcttttctttgtgaaatgGACAATGCCGAACCACCTCTCAGGTGTGTTCCTATGCTACACCTACCGATGCCTGTGAATCATTTTGGGAAGACAATgctaaaataaaacaccagAGTAAATGCCTGCACCCTAAACTTCATAAACAAGAGTCTCCTCTGTACCCATGAGCTTACTAAACAGCTGGTCACTGAGAACTGTTGTTAGCCCATTGTGTAATAGTCTCTAAACAATAAACAATAATTTTTCAGCAGAAGCTTGTACAATtcacagaaactttttttttttccatacaaaaATACTCTGAGTTTTCCAGGCCCAACACTGTTCCCCTGGTAGAACCCAAGCAATCCTGTGATCTGACGCTCTCTTtggcctggggctgctccaaGAGGGACACGTTCTTCTTCTGTTGCAATGGCAAGAGAAAAGCAGTGGCACCTCTCGAGCTGACTTGATTTCAttacaaggaagaaaaggcCACTGTTAGAGATTATCCACAAAAATGTATCTGGTCTTTGGTCAAGTATAATTGATGAACTGCTGTGCACAACACAGAATTACTGTTTTACAGACTTCTGAAAGAAGGCTGAAGTCACACCTCCCCTGAGAAACATAATACGGAAAAACTCCCCAGCTCTCTGTGCAACAGACGGTTCCTGAACCGGGTTAATTTGAAATTCTCACCTGCTCTCCTGCTGAAGACGGGCTTCGTGCTCTGTTCTCTGATTTCCCATACCAGTTACTTTCAGCATTctcacagagctgctgccagtCCAGTTCTGCTGGCATTTTATTATTCTCTTCCAGAACCTGTTCTCGCTCAGCTGCCAGAGACAGTTGTTGTTTATACCTATGGTACACAGAGCAAAGCTGTTGATTTCAGCAGGATAAACGCTGGggacattttattttaacctcAGCCTTGCTTGCTGCCCTCATCTTGAATGTTTGAAATTTCTCTCATCACAGCTTCCGAAACAAGGTTAATCAAGCCACTCACTTTCTAATAAGAGCATCTTTCTCCCTTAAACAAGCACTGTGACTCCGTTCTCTTCTGTACAGCTCAATTTCCAGACTTGTGTGTCTCATCTGCAGTTCCCTAATCTGCTGCTTCAACTTTTTGAACTGTTTGGCTCGGGCTTCTTTGGCTGAAGCCGGCATCGCGTCCCCCGCCTGGCCCGCACGAGCGAGTTCTCCGTGCCTGGAACAGAGGCAACTAAGTGAGGCTTCAAACAACAGAAGCACATTGTTTTTTAGTATCTTTGATTTAGTACTTTTATTATCAATTTGGTTTGAGCAAATTCAAAGAATCATTGTCAGATCAGTGGAAAGAGAAATCACTATCTGCTTGTCAGTGGAACAGGTTGCGGTGAGATCTtttttgcagttgttttttCAAACTAAGAATGCCACTATTTATAGTTGGATTCAGGACCAGAATCCTCCTGATACCACTGCAGTGAGTTTCACCTCAGTTTATCACGGAACTTAGAAGTGCAATTTAATAGGGGAGAAGGGAGCACTTTGCCTTTGATAGCAGCAGTATTTATAATTGCAAGCAAGTTTCAGTAAGGACTATAATGGAAATAACACTGtaattttaaacataaattGCACCAAACACCTGGATGTCTTACAGTCAAAAGAATAACAAACCTATATTTGAAGACATTAAAAGGTGACTTAGGAAACAGCGTATATATAAGTAAGAGACATCTTACAACAAGCGCAGCTCACCTGTACAACCTAAAAAGCAAAGATACCCGTTATAATCCAACCACTTACTTCAGGCATATCGAGAGAGGCGATTCATCGGTGCTCCTGTTTCCCCACACAGGGGCCTAATGGGACTCATATCAACCtctttgcaaaaggaaaattatgGCTTTGCTGTAAATCACACCCCATTGAATGTGTTTGGCATTTCGGATGCAGTGGAGATTTTGCAGCTGTTACTACTAGAATGCTACTTCACCAAGAGGTTGGATGCCAGGCTCAACCTAGCCACTTCGACCAAGCAAGAACAACTTGATGCTGAAGAACATTCCAGAGTAATACTTGAGAACCTTCAGACTTCCACACAGCCCCTATTTGTCAAAGAAGTATAAAGCTTTAAGAATTCATTCAAATCATAAAGAAGCTATACTCGCTTCTCCCTTCCTTAAAATATATCCTTAT is part of the Columba livia isolate bColLiv1 breed racing homer chromosome 18, bColLiv1.pat.W.v2, whole genome shotgun sequence genome and harbors:
- the CCDC57 gene encoding coiled-coil domain-containing protein 57 isoform X1 codes for the protein MGTGDPGSAGAAAGGGSEPGAAGPGPAGASRAAPALATGPAWRWGRAGPGRAAVATETGPPRPARRGAPRSGRTRRHGELARAGQAGDAMPASAKEARAKQFKKLKQQIRELQMRHTSLEIELYRRERSHSACLREKDALIRKYKQQLSLAAEREQVLEENNKMPAELDWQQLCENAESNWYGKSENRARSPSSAGEQGEADRQRSDCRLRELKTLLSALPVERELATQASFNHCILPEGEKQCDYKRFLDRDIPTLEVRELREQNASLRAAVAQMRREMERLDEQAPAPPGAAARPPGGQVAAPDTAPNRAGARSGRSPDPRGSLCTNEISTGTSIKVSSTNLDCVVRPDIEKGPNPKVLEENMANLNQQLPDADPGVGLQCGVSCTLQGMQNTLKEAARKISILSQEKQQLIEMGNRLRAELAVVLKEGLGHPAGSGHGTVCAAAGSLLPRELVKRTQCQLSALKHLQHRLTTQLCDLRDRLHYCQSLFRPREGRPFRDPAVRFWLSPRRRLFPEKAPLGLPPLPWARAPARVPALLPPLPWAQAPARVPALLPPLPWAQAPARVPALLPPLPWAQAPARVPALLPPLPWARAPARVPALLPPLPWARAPARVPALLPPLPWARAPARVPALLLPLPWARAPARVPALLPPLPWAQAPARVPALLLPLPWARAPARVPALLLPLPWARAPARVPALLPWARAPARVPALLPLLPWARAPARVPALLPPLPWARAPARVPALLPPLPWARAPARVPALLPPLPWARAPARVPALLLWPRGFSSGESLLLARLHVLPCSRSSFLPKTQRIYHCHTYRSFSVSYFI
- the CCDC57 gene encoding coiled-coil domain-containing protein 57 isoform X10; its protein translation is MGTGDPGSAGAAAGGGSEPGAAGPGPAGASRAAPALATGPAWRWGRAGPGRAAVATETGPPRPARRGAPRSGRTRRHGELARAGQAGDAMPASAKEARAKQFKKLKQQIRELQMRHTSLEIELYRRERSHSACLREKDALIRKYKQQLSLAAEREQVLEENNKMPAELDWQQLCENAESNWYGKSENRARSPSSAGEQGEADRQRSDCRLRELKTLLSALPVERELATQASFNHCILPEGEKQCDYKRFLDRDIPTLEVRELREQNASLRAAVAQMRREMERLDEQAPAPPGAAARPPGGQVAAPDTAPNRAGARSGRSPDPRGSLCTNEISTGTSIKVSSTNLDCVVRPDIEKGPNPKVLEENMANLNQQLPDADPGVGLQCGVSCTLQGMQNTLKEAARKISILSQEKQQLIEMGNRLRAELAVVLKEGLGHPAGSGHGTVCAAAGSLLPRELVKRTQCQLSALKHLQHRLTTQAALS
- the CCDC57 gene encoding coiled-coil domain-containing protein 57 isoform X2, yielding MGTGDPGSAGAAAGGGSEPGAAGPGPAGASRAAPALATGPAWRWGRAGPGRAAVATETGPPRPARRGAPRSGRTRRYKQQLSLAAEREQVLEENNKMPAELDWQQLCENAESNWYGKSENRARSPSSAGEQGEADRQRSDCRLRELKTLLSALPVERELATQASFNHCILPEGEKQCDYKRFLDRDIPTLEVRELREQNASLRAAVAQMRREMERLDEQAPAPPGAAARPPGGQVAAPDTAPNRAGARSGRSPDPRGSLCTNEISTGTSIKVSSTNLDCVVRPDIEKGPNPKVLEENMANLNQQLPDADPGVGLQCGVSCTLQGMQNTLKEAARKISILSQEKQQLIEMGNRLRAELAVVLKEGLGHPAGSGHGTVCAAAGSLLPRELVKRTQCQLSALKHLQHRLTTQLCDLRDRLHYCQSLFRPREGRPFRDPAVRFWLSPRRRLFPEKAPLGLPPLPWARAPARVPALLPPLPWAQAPARVPALLPPLPWAQAPARVPALLPPLPWAQAPARVPALLPPLPWARAPARVPALLPPLPWARAPARVPALLPPLPWARAPARVPALLLPLPWARAPARVPALLPPLPWAQAPARVPALLLPLPWARAPARVPALLLPLPWARAPARVPALLPWARAPARVPALLPLLPWARAPARVPALLPPLPWARAPARVPALLPPLPWARAPARVPALLPPLPWARAPARVPALLLWPRGFSSGESLLLARLHVLPCSRSSFLPKTQRIYHCHTYRSFSVSYFI
- the CCDC57 gene encoding coiled-coil domain-containing protein 57 isoform X3; amino-acid sequence: MQHGELARAGQAGDAMPASAKEARAKQFKKLKQQIRELQMRHTSLEIELYRRERSHSACLREKDALIRKYKQQLSLAAEREQVLEENNKMPAELDWQQLCENAESNWYGKSENRARSPSSAGEQGEADRQRSDCRLRELKTLLSALPVERELATQASFNHCILPEGEKQCDYKRFLDRDIPTLEVRELREQNASLRAAVAQMRREMERLDEQAPAPPGAAARPPGGQVAAPDTAPNRAGARSGRSPDPRGSLCTNEISTGTSIKVSSTNLDCVVRPDIEKGPNPKVLEENMANLNQQLPDADPGVGLQCGVSCTLQGMQNTLKEAARKISILSQEKQQLIEMGNRLRAELAVVLKEGLGHPAGSGHGTVCAAAGSLLPRELVKRTQCQLSALKHLQHRLTTQLCDLRDRLHYCQSLFRPREGRPFRDPAVRFWLSPRRRLFPEKAPLGLPPLPWARAPARVPALLPPLPWAQAPARVPALLPPLPWAQAPARVPALLPPLPWAQAPARVPALLPPLPWARAPARVPALLPPLPWARAPARVPALLPPLPWARAPARVPALLLPLPWARAPARVPALLPPLPWAQAPARVPALLLPLPWARAPARVPALLLPLPWARAPARVPALLPWARAPARVPALLPLLPWARAPARVPALLPPLPWARAPARVPALLPPLPWARAPARVPALLPPLPWARAPARVPALLLWPRGFSSGESLLLARLHVLPCSRSSFLPKTQRIYHCHTYRSFSVSYFI
- the CCDC57 gene encoding coiled-coil domain-containing protein 57 isoform X5 — translated: MQYKQQLSLAAEREQVLEENNKMPAELDWQQLCENAESNWYGKSENRARSPSSAGEQGEADRQRSDCRLRELKTLLSALPVERELATQASFNHCILPEGEKQCDYKRFLDRDIPTLEVRELREQNASLRAAVAQMRREMERLDEQAPAPPGAAARPPGGQVAAPDTAPNRAGARSGRSPDPRGSLCTNEISTGTSIKVSSTNLDCVVRPDIEKGPNPKVLEENMANLNQQLPDADPGVGLQCGVSCTLQGMQNTLKEAARKISILSQEKQQLIEMGNRLRAELAVVLKEGLGHPAGSGHGTVCAAAGSLLPRELVKRTQCQLSALKHLQHRLTTQLCDLRDRLHYCQSLFRPREGRPFRDPAVRFWLSPRRRLFPEKAPLGLPPLPWARAPARVPALLPPLPWAQAPARVPALLPPLPWAQAPARVPALLPPLPWAQAPARVPALLPPLPWARAPARVPALLPPLPWARAPARVPALLPPLPWARAPARVPALLLPLPWARAPARVPALLPPLPWAQAPARVPALLLPLPWARAPARVPALLLPLPWARAPARVPALLPWARAPARVPALLPLLPWARAPARVPALLPPLPWARAPARVPALLPPLPWARAPARVPALLPPLPWARAPARVPALLLWPRGFSSGESLLLARLHVLPCSRSSFLPKTQRIYHCHTYRSFSVSYFI